The following coding sequences lie in one Zingiber officinale cultivar Zhangliang chromosome 2B, Zo_v1.1, whole genome shotgun sequence genomic window:
- the LOC122045767 gene encoding pentatricopeptide repeat-containing protein At5g15280, mitochondrial-like isoform X1 — MRGKPSRSLLRRLLEQSSLLLLPRSPAFFHSHDRLRSHGCRPPRKCHQVWLSYPFSTCCASKPRSIPSPNAANSVRSGSGEVELGPILHIGIGKSVLSRCSFLWAKKTDTFVEESSLQDILKVYGDLAPERTRRFWRASELRPADFLEILLGFGDGDLSLRQVDFLWKLFRWAERQTPGFNHLPRSYEAMVLVLTGAHKYEDAESLLLEAESNEIWFNSVPLFSIIIQGYAEYGKSEKSLALFDKVRERGIIPSPSTYQALLSLFTKHKKIELATKVYWDMVEVGLASYSEDCILNTIVDGLTNSNKILEALTLLRKLRSLGITASNFALSSVALGFCKKKDFEDMITFLDEWRHAPEIYICNKIISSLCLGMGAQQSWSFVQRMEHFGFKPDSTTFSILAYHSCRNRKLKDGFVYLSECLSRGLAPNTYIYNALISGIFKKGLHGHAKDIFEDMLERGIMPNHMTFRILLAGYCKFRKFDKVKEVLSDMKNRCLISLDPLDDTLSKALMFLGLDRLDVKVKRDNNVGISRSEFFDCLGNGLYLDTDIEDYETSLERILDDSIFPDFDYCLMRKNDNVDLQIALGVKDELIQWGQNLSYSTYANLLRCLAASQDHLKQAVGLLRDMPDLFEQLDGETLNLLLQMLSKNGMVDTAMFILRRMFNRDVMVESQSFMMLIVGVCKERDIDGLKECCNLILKCLWSPESKSIKPLFNSLCKWGLIEEVLQLFDRLIENYPEMVSFLSIRLLKELCMTGYTSVGCVLMEELSQRTILMDVTAYQYLGMGFLKEKHLSESLGMLDILHSKNMAFSINVYQNFVRVLLKFGRIDEGFALKQSLLTKKPDSAIVTYSILLSELCRTKKLNVASSQLQEMLLGGIFPYDTAFNALLRMYCLSNNLREARGILGIMVRVHCNLSILGYRSLVRQMLLNGLMSCAIRLKDLILHKDRSLQLCLYNILIFYLFQTGKSSFVETLLSEMDDKDICPDKNTYDFLVHGFHKCGEGQLSVEALNTMIYKGWKPSNRSMRIVVCYLCKDGKLGKALELSKVMEHNKWKHGSVVQNALAGSLLRCGSLSEAELLLDRLDKKGLIPMKIDYNSLVLHFCLHGRIKKAVELLNVMLKKGNVPSDTSYNSIILRFCHCKTFDQALDFFVEMLHKNILPSEESRYALVNGLCENGRTDDARNLLRSMLQFSLPPTYNMYNCVLNSFRLSDNLDKASELLNEMQLAGHSPNFETHWSIIRNLDIESDNDNVKNILAGILSGSQVPVKNSKRKGF, encoded by the coding sequence ATGCGGGGAAAGCCCTCGCGATCTCTCCTCCGCCGTTTACTCGAGCAGtcgtctcttcttcttcttcctcgctcTCCCGCGTTCTTCCATTCACATGATCGTCTCAGATCTCATGGTTGTCGGCCACCGAGGAAGTGCCACCAGGTTTGGCTCTCGTACCCCTTCTCAACTTGTTGTGCTTCAAAGCCTAGATCGATTCCATCCCCAAATGCGGCGAACAGTGTTAGGAGTGGCAGTGGTGAGGTTGAATTGGGACCGATATTGCATATCGGTATCGGGAAATCTGTTCTCTCTAGGTGTTCTTTCCTGTGGGCGAAAAAAACTGACACCTTTGTGGAGGAATCGTCTTTGCAAGACATCCTCAAGGTATATGGAGATCTGGCCCCtgagagaactcgccgtttctgGAGAGCTTCGGAACTGAGACCTGCAGATTTCCTTGAAATTCTTCTGGGTTTTGGAGATGGCGATTTGAGTTTGAGACAGGTTGATTTTTTGTGGAAGTTGTTCAGATGGGCTGAGAGACAGACTCCAGGTTTTAATCACCTTCCCAGGTCTTATGAAGCCATGGTTTTGGTTCTTACGGGAGCTCACAAATATGAAGATGCAGAATCCTTACTTCTAGAAGCTGAATCAAACGAGATTTGGTTTAACTCTGTCCCACTGTTTAGCATCATAATTCAAGGCTATGCTGAATATGGAAAATCAGAGAAGTCATTGGCTCTGTTCGACAAAGTCAGAGAGAGGGGTATAATACCATCGCCATCCACTTATCAAGCTCTTTTAAGCCTTTTTACAAAACATAAGAAAATTGAGTTGGCTACAAAAGTGTATTGGGATATGGTTGAGGTTGGTTTAGCATCATATTCTGAAGACTGCATCCTGAATACCATTGTTGATGGACTGACAAATAGCAACAAAATCCTTGAGGCCTTAACCTTGCTCAGGAAGCTGAGGAGTTTGGGTATCACAGCGAGCAATTTCGCTCTTTCATCAGTTGCTTTAGGATTCTGCAAAAAGAAGGATTTTGAAGATATGATAACCTTTCTAGATGAGTGGAGGCATGCTCCTGAAATTTATATTTGCAACAAAATAATTTCTTCATTGTGCTTAGGTATGGGAGCACAACAATCATGGTCCTTCGTGCAAAGAATGGAACACTTTGGCTTCAAGCCAGATTCGACTACCTTTAGTATCCTTGCTTATCATAGTTGTAGGAACAGAAAACTGAAGGATGGATTTGTTTATCTCTCAGAATGCTTGTCCAGAGGTTTAGCACCGAATACCTACATTTATAATGCCCTTATTAGTGGGATCTTTAAGAAGGGATTGCATGGACATGCTAAAGATATCTTTGAGGACATGCTAGAAAGAGGTATAATGCCAAATCATATGACATTCAGAATTTTGTTGGCTGGCTATtgtaaatttagaaaatttgacAAAGTTAAAGAGGTCCTCTCCGATATGAAGAATCGCTGCTTGATTTCTCTGGATCCCCTAGATGATACACTCTCTAAGGCCTTAATGTTTCTAGGACTTGATCGCTTGGATGTAAAAGTAAAGCGAGATAATAATGTTGGAATTTCTCGATCTGAATTCTTTGACTGTCTTGGCAATGGATTATATTTAGATACTGATATAGAGGATTATGAAACTTCCTTGGAAAGGATCCTTGATGACTCTATATTTCCTGATTTTGATTATTGTTTAATGCGGAAAAATGACAATGTTGATTTACAGATCGCACTTGGAGTAAAAGATGAATTAATCCAATGGGGACAGAACCTTTCATATTCTACCTATGCTAATTTATTAAGATGCCTTGCTGCTAGCCAAGACCACCTAAAACAAGCTGTTGGTCTGCTTCGTGATATGCCAGACTTATTTGAACAGCTTGATGGTGAAACTCTTAATTTGCTCCTGCAAATGCTCAGCAAAAATGGAATGGTAGACACTGCAATGTTTATTTTAAGGAGGATGTTTAACAGAGATGTGATGGTGGAGAGTCAATCTTTTATGATGCTCATTGTTGGAGTATGCAAAGAAAGGGACATTGATGGACTCAAAGAATGCTGCAACCTTATTCTAAAATGCTTGTGGTCACCAGAATCCAAGAGCATTAAGCCTCTTTTCAACTCTTTGTGCAAGTGGGGATTGATTGAAGAAGTTCTACAGCTTTTTGATAGGTTAATTGAGAACTATCCTGAAATGGTTTCATTTTTATCTATCAGGCTTCTGAAGGAATTATGCATGACAGGCTATACAAGTGTTGGTTGTGTGTTGATGGAGGAACTTTCTCAGAGAACTATACTCATGGATGTCACAGCCTATCAATATCTAGGTATGGGTTTCTTGAAGGAGAAGCATCTTTCTGAGTCACTAGGAATGTTGGACATATTACATAGCAAGAACATGGCCTTTTCTATAAATGTTTACCAGAACTTTGTACGAGTATTACTTAAGTTTGGCAGAATTGATGAAGGATTTGCTCTTAAGCAATCTTTGCTGACCAAGAAGCCTGACAGTGCTATTGTTACTTACAGCATTCTTCTGAGTGAGTTATGCAGAACAAAAAAACTGAATGTTGCTTCATCTCAATTGCAAGAGATGCTTCTGGGTGGAATATTTCCATATGATACTGCTTTCAATGCACTTTTACGAATGTATTGCTTGTCAAATAATTTACGGGAAGCACGTGGTATACTTGGTATCATGGTAAGAGTACATTGTAACCTATCTATTTTAGGATACCGGAGTCTTGTAAGGCAGATGCTCTTGAATGGTCTGATGTCTTGTGCTATCCGACTCAAGGATCTGATCCTGCATAAAGACAGATCTCTACAACTGTGCTTGTATAACATtttgatattttatctctttcaaACAGGTAAGAGTTCTTTTGTTGAAACACTATTAAGCGAGATGGATGACAAAGACATTTGTCCTGATAAAAATACTTATGATTTTCTTGTGCATGGTTTTCATAAATGTGGAGAAGGTCAGCTATCAGTTGAAGCACTTAATACAATGATTTACAAGGGGTGGAAGCCCAGCAATCGGAGCATGAGAATAGTCGTGTGTTATTTATGCAAGGATGGCAAACTTGGAAAAGCATTAGAATTGAGCAAAGTGATGGAACATAATAAATGGAAGCATGGTTCAGTAGTCCAGAACGCACTTGCTGGGTCCCTTCTTAGATGTGGTAGCCTTTCTGAAGCTGAACTTCTCTTGGACAGATTAGATAAAAAGGGTCTGATTCCCATGAAAATTGATTACAATTCTTTGGTTCTGCATTTTTGCTTGCACGGTAGAATAAAGAAAGCAGTTGAACTGCTGAATGTGATGCTTAAAAAGGGCAACGTTCCAAGTGACACAAGTTATAACTCAATAATTCTCAGATTTTGCCATTGTAAAACATTTGACCAAGCACTTGATTTCTTTGTTGAAATGCTGCATAAGAACATTCTGCCTAGTGAAGAGTCTCGTTATGCTCTAGTGAATGGTCTTTGTGAGAACGGAAGGACTGATGATGCACGGAATTTACTAAGAAGTATGCTTCAATTCAGTCTTCCTCCAACTTACAACATGTACAACTGCGTTCTTAATAGTTTCCGTCTTAGTGACAACCTAGACAAAGCATCAGAGCTTCTGAATGAAATGCAATTGGCTGGACACTCTCCTAATTTTGAGACTCATTGGTCCATTATAAGAAATTTGGATATAGAAAGTGACAATGATAATGTTAAGAATATTTTAGCTGGTATACTTTCTGGGAGTCAAGTTCCTGTAAAGAATTCCAAGAGaaaaggtttttga